From a region of the Acidimicrobiales bacterium genome:
- a CDS encoding NAD(P)H-dependent glycerol-3-phosphate dehydrogenase, translated as MGTRVAVLGAGSWGTTVAALTSRNVATVLWARRPELAAAINAGHRNPDYLPEASLPEALVATASVEEALAGASVLVMAVPSHGFRAILERALPYLAPGTPIVSLTKGLEEGSSKRMTEVIAEVATGSPAGVLTGPNLAGEIMAGQPAASVVALEDEGLAAEIQRLVGTDGFRVYTNTDVVGCEVAGALKNVTAIASGMGDGMGFGDNSRAALITRGLAELTRLGTALGGQPQTFPGLAGMGDLVVTCISRRSRNRHVGEQLGRGRSTSEVLGGMKMVAEGVKTSRTVLDLAATVGVEMPIAEQVVAVLYDGKTAAEALPALMQREAKPEHQPVRPVPAV; from the coding sequence GTGGGCACCAGGGTGGCGGTACTGGGCGCGGGCTCGTGGGGCACCACGGTCGCCGCCCTCACCTCGCGCAACGTGGCCACCGTGCTGTGGGCCCGCCGGCCCGAGCTCGCCGCCGCCATCAACGCCGGGCACCGCAACCCCGACTACCTGCCGGAAGCGTCGCTCCCGGAAGCACTGGTGGCCACGGCGTCGGTGGAGGAAGCGCTGGCCGGTGCGTCGGTCCTCGTCATGGCGGTCCCCTCGCACGGCTTCCGAGCCATCCTCGAGCGGGCCCTGCCGTACCTTGCGCCCGGGACGCCGATCGTGAGCCTCACCAAGGGCCTGGAGGAGGGCTCCAGCAAGCGGATGACCGAGGTCATCGCCGAGGTGGCGACCGGCTCGCCGGCCGGCGTGCTCACGGGCCCGAACCTGGCGGGCGAGATCATGGCCGGCCAGCCCGCCGCCAGCGTGGTGGCCCTGGAGGACGAGGGCTTGGCGGCGGAGATCCAGCGCCTGGTCGGGACCGACGGGTTCCGGGTGTACACGAATACGGACGTGGTCGGGTGCGAGGTCGCCGGGGCCCTGAAGAACGTCACCGCCATCGCATCGGGCATGGGCGACGGGATGGGCTTCGGCGACAACAGCCGCGCCGCCCTGATCACGCGCGGCCTGGCAGAGCTCACCCGTCTGGGCACCGCCCTGGGCGGTCAGCCGCAGACCTTCCCCGGCCTGGCCGGCATGGGCGATCTGGTGGTGACGTGCATCTCCCGTCGGAGCCGGAACCGCCATGTCGGCGAACAGCTGGGTCGAGGGCGGAGCACCTCCGAGGTGCTGGGCGGGATGAAGATGGTGGCCGAGGGCGTGAAGACGTCCCGCACCGTGCTGGACCTGGCTGCGACCGTGGGCGTGGAGATGCCGATCGCCGAGCAGGTCGTGGCCGTCCTCTACGACGGCAAGACGGCGGCCGAGGCCCTCCCCGCCCTCATGCAGCGCGAGGCCAAACCGGAGCACCAGCCCGTCCGGCCCGTTCCCGCCGTCTGA
- a CDS encoding metallophosphoesterase, which yields MVREEFVIAQLSDLHCGSPFFDGALLDAAVAEITALGPDLVVVGGDLTTDGYAHEFREAHRHLEPLFAGGLRTVVIPGNHDSKNVGYLHFRDTFGIGEGIGGKGDSVLRVEGGDSLSMRVVAIDSSKPDLAEGEVGRERYDWIRHQFAGEADVRTFVLHHHLVPVPGTGRERNTVWDSGDVLTLLSELGVHLVLSGHKHVPHVWLLNDTLLVNSGTVSSYRLRGYTRPSYNLIEVTPDLIRITLRYPGVGERVAAELDRQSMRLHTSTALAGMFSKTGWTP from the coding sequence GTGGTGCGGGAGGAGTTCGTCATCGCCCAGCTGTCGGACCTGCACTGCGGTTCGCCGTTCTTCGACGGCGCCCTCCTCGACGCGGCGGTGGCCGAGATCACCGCCCTCGGTCCCGACCTCGTCGTGGTCGGGGGCGACCTCACCACCGACGGGTACGCCCACGAGTTCCGCGAGGCCCACCGCCACCTCGAGCCGCTGTTCGCCGGCGGCCTGCGCACCGTCGTCATCCCCGGCAACCACGACTCGAAGAACGTGGGCTACCTGCACTTCCGGGACACCTTCGGCATCGGCGAGGGCATCGGGGGAAAGGGCGACAGCGTCCTGCGCGTCGAGGGCGGCGACTCGCTCTCCATGCGGGTCGTGGCCATCGACTCGTCGAAGCCGGACCTGGCCGAGGGCGAGGTCGGCCGCGAGCGCTACGACTGGATCCGCCACCAGTTCGCCGGCGAGGCCGACGTGCGCACGTTCGTGCTGCACCACCACCTCGTGCCCGTCCCGGGCACGGGTCGCGAGCGGAACACGGTGTGGGACTCGGGCGACGTGCTCACGCTGCTGTCCGAGCTGGGCGTGCACCTCGTGCTGTCGGGGCACAAGCACGTGCCCCACGTGTGGCTGCTGAACGACACGCTGCTGGTGAACTCGGGCACCGTCTCGTCGTACCGCCTCCGCGGCTACACCCGCCCGTCGTACAACCTCATCGAGGTCACCCCCGACCTCATCCGCATCACGCTGCGCTACCCCGGTGTCGGCGAACGGGTGGCCGCCGAGCTCGACC